A genomic region of Streptomyces sp. NBC_00247 contains the following coding sequences:
- a CDS encoding glycoside hydrolase family 3 protein has translation MHHRTSRRTLLAAAAAGAAAAATGAVAIPAAAADRTDRADPRHVPVDRLRRMIAGMSLEEKVGQLFVMRVYGHSATEPDQADIDANLAEIGVRTAAEMIAKYHVGGIIYFTWAHNTRDPHQIAALSNGIQRAALAGPSKVPLLVSTDQEHGIVCRVGEPATLLPGAMALGAGGSRADARRAARIAGTELAALGINQNYAPDADVNVNPANPVIGVRSFGADPESVAGMVAAQVKGYQGAGIASTAKHFPGHGDTSTDSHTGLPVITHTREQWAELDAPPFRAAVAAGIDSIMTAHIVVPALDPSEDPATLSRPILTGILREELGYDGVVVTDALGMEGVRTKYGDARVPVLALEAGVDQLLNPPGLDVAWNAVVNAVRSGELTEARIDESVLRILRLKAKLGLFQDPFVKDSQVDKVVGTRAHLAAADRIAEHTTTLLADPTGLLPLSRRSHRNILVVGADPASPSGTTGPPTTTLAAEFTALGHTARALSTGTAPTAAKIAEAVAAAAGKDAVVVGTYNVTATSSQRTLVSALAATGVPVVTVAIRNPYDIAQLAGTGYAASLASYSWTDVELRAAARVIAGHAEPGGRLPVPVQRADDPSQVLYPVGHGLEY, from the coding sequence GTGCACCACCGCACCTCCAGACGCACCCTCCTCGCCGCGGCAGCGGCCGGCGCGGCGGCGGCGGCCACCGGCGCCGTCGCGATTCCGGCCGCCGCGGCGGACCGGACGGACCGGGCGGATCCCCGCCACGTCCCCGTGGACCGACTCCGGCGGATGATCGCCGGGATGAGCCTTGAGGAGAAGGTCGGCCAGCTCTTCGTGATGCGGGTGTACGGCCACTCCGCCACCGAGCCGGACCAGGCGGACATCGACGCCAACCTCGCCGAGATCGGGGTCCGTACGGCCGCCGAGATGATCGCGAAGTACCACGTCGGCGGGATCATCTACTTCACGTGGGCGCACAACACCCGTGACCCGCACCAGATCGCGGCGCTCTCCAACGGCATCCAGCGGGCCGCGCTCGCCGGTCCGTCGAAGGTGCCGCTGCTGGTCTCCACCGACCAGGAGCACGGCATCGTCTGCCGGGTCGGCGAACCGGCCACCCTGCTGCCGGGCGCGATGGCGCTGGGGGCGGGCGGTTCGCGCGCCGACGCCCGCCGGGCCGCCCGGATCGCGGGCACCGAGCTGGCCGCCCTCGGCATCAACCAGAACTACGCACCCGACGCCGACGTCAACGTCAATCCGGCCAACCCCGTCATCGGCGTACGCTCCTTCGGCGCCGACCCGGAGTCCGTGGCGGGGATGGTCGCCGCGCAGGTGAAGGGGTACCAGGGCGCCGGGATCGCCTCGACGGCCAAGCACTTCCCCGGGCACGGCGACACCAGCACCGACAGCCACACCGGGCTGCCGGTCATCACCCACACCCGCGAGCAGTGGGCCGAGCTGGACGCGCCGCCGTTCCGGGCGGCCGTCGCGGCGGGCATCGACTCGATCATGACCGCGCACATCGTGGTCCCCGCGCTCGACCCGTCCGAGGACCCGGCCACCCTGTCCCGGCCGATCCTGACGGGCATCCTGCGCGAGGAACTCGGTTACGACGGAGTGGTGGTGACGGACGCCCTCGGCATGGAGGGCGTGCGCACCAAGTACGGCGACGCGCGCGTGCCGGTCCTGGCGCTGGAGGCGGGCGTCGACCAGCTGCTCAACCCGCCGGGTCTGGACGTCGCGTGGAACGCGGTGGTGAACGCCGTACGGAGCGGCGAACTCACCGAGGCCCGCATTGACGAATCGGTTCTGCGGATCTTGCGGCTGAAGGCGAAGCTCGGGCTCTTCCAGGACCCGTTCGTCAAGGACTCGCAGGTGGACAAGGTCGTCGGTACCCGGGCGCACCTGGCCGCCGCCGACCGGATCGCCGAGCACACCACCACGCTGCTGGCCGACCCCACCGGTCTGCTGCCGCTCTCCCGGCGCAGCCACCGGAACATCCTGGTGGTGGGCGCGGACCCGGCATCCCCGTCCGGTACGACCGGTCCGCCGACCACCACGCTGGCCGCGGAGTTCACCGCGCTCGGCCACACGGCGAGGGCCCTGTCCACCGGGACGGCGCCGACCGCCGCGAAGATCGCCGAGGCGGTGGCGGCAGCGGCGGGCAAGGACGCGGTCGTGGTCGGCACGTACAACGTGACGGCGACCAGCTCGCAGCGCACCCTGGTGAGCGCACTGGCCGCGACGGGGGTCCCGGTCGTCACGGTCGCGATCCGCAACCCGTACGACATCGCGCAGCTGGCGGGTACGGGGTACGCGGCGAGCCTCGCGTCGTACTCCTGGACCGACGTCGAACTGCGCGCCGCCGCACGGGTGATCGCGGGCCACGCCGAACCGGGCGGGCGGCTGCCCGTCCCGGTGCAGCGCGCGGACGACCCGTCACAGGTGCTGTACCCGGTGGGCCACGGCCTGGAGTACTGA
- a CDS encoding LysR family transcriptional regulator has translation MLDLARLRALHAVSVHGSVAGAASALGYTPSAISQQITKLERETRTTLLERRGRGVALTEEALHLASAAQELMALMERTQTTLEERRGLATGQLSIGAFASAARGLLPGVLAALERDHPTMEARLTEVDPHLSVDLVAKGVIDLAVAHDWDIAPLPAPEGLEQAVIGDDRCDLLVPRGHALAGRDAVLREELARERWICQPPGTVCHDWLLRTLRAAGYEPDIRHRAEENHTQLALVAAGLGVAMIPRLGRGPLPEDVVAVRLDPVPVRRLYALWRTGAARRPAITAAVAALLARGRTIGLT, from the coding sequence ATGCTCGATCTCGCCCGGCTGCGCGCGCTGCACGCCGTCTCGGTGCACGGTTCGGTCGCGGGTGCCGCCTCGGCGCTCGGTTACACCCCGTCCGCGATCTCCCAGCAGATCACCAAGCTGGAGCGGGAGACCCGCACGACCCTGCTGGAGCGGCGCGGACGCGGTGTCGCACTGACCGAGGAGGCACTCCATCTCGCGTCCGCCGCGCAGGAGTTGATGGCACTCATGGAGCGGACGCAGACGACGCTGGAGGAGCGCCGGGGGCTGGCGACGGGTCAGCTGTCGATCGGCGCGTTCGCCTCCGCCGCGCGCGGGCTGCTGCCGGGCGTGCTGGCCGCCCTGGAGCGGGACCACCCCACGATGGAGGCCCGGTTGACGGAGGTGGACCCGCATCTGTCGGTGGACCTGGTGGCCAAGGGCGTGATCGATCTGGCCGTCGCGCACGACTGGGACATCGCGCCGCTGCCGGCGCCGGAAGGGCTGGAGCAGGCGGTGATCGGTGACGACCGGTGCGATCTGCTGGTACCCCGGGGTCACGCGCTGGCGGGGCGGGACGCGGTGCTCCGCGAGGAGCTGGCGCGGGAGCGGTGGATCTGCCAGCCGCCCGGCACGGTCTGCCACGACTGGCTCCTGCGCACACTGCGGGCGGCGGGGTACGAGCCCGACATCCGGCACCGGGCGGAGGAGAACCATACGCAGCTGGCCCTCGTCGCCGCCGGGCTGGGGGTCGCGATGATCCCGCGCCTGGGGCGGGGACCGCTGCCGGAGGACGTGGTGGCGGTGCGGCTCGATCCCGTACCGGTGCGCAGGCTGTACGCGCTCTGGCGGACGGGGGCGGCCCGCCGTCCGGCGATCACGGCGGCGGTGGCGGCGCTGCTGGCGCGCGGGCGGACGATCGGGTTGACCTGA